One window of Longimicrobiales bacterium genomic DNA carries:
- a CDS encoding MarC family protein, translating to MHREGPRVNLQFAILAFTSLLAIVNPLGAIPLFVALTAQYPRDQRRATLRRAIITGFGVLFVFALAGTYILEFFGITRQAFQVAGGILFFAVGWDMLQARRSRVKTTEEEESESTHREDVGIIPLGLPTLAGPGAITTVIALNGQAQSVLDSASVYVAIVLVLAICWITLAAAPMLTRRMGQTGMNVMTRLMGLLVMVIGAQFVINGATTVVLDIIGRARVPL from the coding sequence ATGCATCGCGAGGGCCCGCGCGTGAACCTGCAGTTCGCCATACTTGCGTTCACCTCGCTGCTCGCCATTGTCAATCCGCTCGGAGCGATCCCGCTCTTCGTCGCACTGACGGCGCAGTATCCGCGCGATCAGCGGCGCGCGACACTGCGTCGTGCGATCATTACGGGGTTTGGCGTGCTGTTCGTGTTCGCACTCGCCGGCACTTACATCCTCGAATTCTTCGGAATCACGCGGCAGGCGTTCCAGGTAGCGGGCGGTATCCTGTTCTTCGCGGTCGGCTGGGACATGCTGCAGGCGCGGCGGTCGCGCGTGAAGACGACGGAGGAGGAGGAGAGCGAGAGCACGCATCGTGAGGATGTCGGCATCATTCCGCTCGGCCTGCCGACCCTCGCGGGCCCGGGCGCGATCACGACCGTGATCGCGCTCAACGGCCAGGCCCAGTCGGTGCTCGACTCCGCCTCTGTCTATGTGGCCATTGTGCTCGTGCTCGCGATCTGCTGGATCACGCTTGCAGCCGCACCCATGCTCACACGACGCATGGGGCAGACCGGCATGAACGTGATGACCCGCCTGATGGGTCTGCTCGTCATGGTGATAGGTGCACAGTTCGTCATAAACGGCGCGACCACGGTGGTGCTCGACATCATCGGCCGCGCCCGCGTACCCCTCTGA
- a CDS encoding acylase, translated as MNDSYPVTEVPRRAHRTLIAILAAAMATGCSFLNPPPPPPPAPVEPAVTAPLVNTGRVELLWDTYGVPHIIAQDAAALLYGMGWAQMRSHGDLLLRLYGQARGRAAEYWGADFVESDMWVRTNGVPGRAAEWLEAQPPHMRAYLDAFVSGLNAYAAQHPDSLSAEMRRALPVQPADVLAHQQRVLNFTFVANPGLALGARRALGVPGSNAWAIAPARTDARNTMLLANPHLPWDDLFTWYEAHLVAPELDAYGATLVGLPMLTIAFNPHLGWTHTVNTIDGADLFELQTNGDYYLFDGEMRGMTVSDQVLRVRQPNGTLADQPLRVRSSVHGPIIAGAGNRAIALSVTGLDAPHLMQQYWDMMRARDLTEFEMAMTRLQLPMFTTIYADRAGNIMHLFNGRVPARPRREWEYWQGVVPGDSSATMWRGTHGYLALPRILNPASGWVHNSNDPPWTGTLPMPLNPEFFPSYMAPRPSMSFRAQRSARMLEEDSRVTFEELVSYKHSTRMEAADHFLLDLIAAARQSTNADARAAAEVLEQWDRSADAGSRGAVLFVNYYRALRREQWPSGTPWEIPWTARAPLATPDGLSDPRRAVALLGDVAQRVRALYGSLNVAWGDVYRLRRDGLDLPANGGPDATGVFRVTEFQPVPGDSTKFMATSGDSYVLALEFSTPLRARSLLSYGNASQAGSPHRTDQLELYAGKELKPVWLTREEIMANLKAREAF; from the coding sequence ATGAACGACAGTTACCCTGTAACCGAAGTCCCGCGCCGTGCGCACCGCACGCTCATCGCGATACTCGCTGCAGCCATGGCGACGGGATGCTCCTTCCTGAATCCGCCGCCGCCCCCGCCCCCTGCACCTGTCGAGCCGGCGGTCACTGCGCCGCTCGTGAACACGGGGCGTGTCGAGCTGTTGTGGGACACGTACGGCGTGCCGCATATCATCGCGCAGGACGCCGCAGCGCTGCTGTACGGCATGGGCTGGGCACAGATGCGCAGCCACGGCGACCTGCTGCTACGGCTGTACGGGCAGGCGCGCGGCCGTGCTGCGGAATACTGGGGGGCGGATTTCGTCGAGTCCGACATGTGGGTGCGAACGAACGGTGTGCCGGGCCGCGCCGCCGAGTGGCTGGAGGCGCAGCCGCCGCACATGCGCGCGTATCTCGACGCGTTCGTGTCCGGCCTCAATGCATACGCCGCGCAGCACCCGGATTCGCTGAGCGCCGAGATGCGACGCGCGCTTCCCGTGCAGCCGGCGGACGTGCTGGCTCATCAGCAGCGCGTACTCAACTTCACGTTCGTCGCCAATCCCGGCCTCGCACTCGGCGCCCGCCGCGCGCTCGGGGTGCCGGGCTCCAACGCCTGGGCGATCGCGCCCGCTCGTACGGATGCGCGCAACACGATGCTGCTGGCCAATCCGCACCTGCCGTGGGATGACCTGTTCACGTGGTACGAAGCACACCTGGTCGCGCCGGAACTGGACGCGTATGGCGCGACGCTCGTGGGCCTGCCCATGCTGACCATCGCGTTCAATCCTCATCTCGGCTGGACGCATACCGTCAACACGATAGACGGGGCAGACCTCTTCGAGCTCCAGACGAACGGAGACTACTACCTGTTCGATGGCGAGATGCGCGGGATGACCGTGAGCGATCAGGTACTCCGTGTCAGGCAGCCGAACGGCACTCTCGCGGATCAGCCGCTGCGCGTCCGCAGCTCCGTGCACGGCCCGATCATCGCCGGCGCGGGCAACCGCGCGATCGCTCTCAGTGTCACCGGCCTCGACGCGCCGCACCTGATGCAGCAGTACTGGGACATGATGCGCGCGCGCGACCTGACAGAATTCGAGATGGCCATGACGCGGCTCCAGCTGCCGATGTTCACGACCATATACGCTGACCGCGCCGGCAACATCATGCACCTGTTCAACGGCCGCGTCCCCGCTCGCCCGCGGCGCGAGTGGGAGTACTGGCAGGGTGTGGTGCCGGGTGACTCGTCGGCGACAATGTGGCGCGGGACGCATGGCTATCTCGCCCTGCCGCGCATCCTGAACCCTGCCAGCGGCTGGGTGCACAACTCGAACGATCCGCCGTGGACGGGGACGCTGCCGATGCCGCTCAACCCGGAATTCTTCCCCTCGTACATGGCGCCGCGCCCGTCCATGTCGTTCCGTGCGCAGCGCTCCGCGCGCATGCTCGAGGAGGATTCGCGGGTGACGTTCGAGGAGCTGGTCTCATACAAGCACTCGACGCGCATGGAGGCCGCCGACCATTTCCTGCTCGACCTGATCGCCGCCGCCCGCCAGTCGACGAACGCCGATGCACGCGCGGCCGCCGAAGTGTTGGAACAGTGGGATCGCAGTGCGGACGCAGGCAGCCGTGGCGCTGTCCTGTTCGTGAACTACTACCGCGCGCTTCGGCGTGAGCAGTGGCCGTCCGGCACTCCATGGGAGATTCCCTGGACCGCCCGCGCGCCGCTCGCCACGCCGGACGGACTCTCCGATCCGCGGCGCGCCGTTGCGCTGCTCGGCGATGTCGCGCAGCGCGTGCGCGCGCTGTACGGCTCACTCAATGTTGCATGGGGCGACGTGTACCGCCTGCGGCGAGATGGGCTCGATCTGCCGGCGAACGGCGGCCCGGACGCGACCGGAGTGTTCAGGGTGACGGAATTCCAGCCGGTTCCCGGCGACAGCACGAAGTTCATGGCGACGTCCGGCGACTCGTACGTGCTGGCACTCGAATTTTCGACGCCGCTTCGTGCCCGCTCACTGCTCAGCTACGGCAACGCCAGCCAGGCGGGCTCGCCGCACCGCACCGATCAGCTCGAGCTGTACGCCGGGAAAGAGCTCAAGCCGGTGTGGCTCACGCGCGAGGAGATCATGGCAAATCTCAAGGCGCGCGAGGCGTTCTGA
- a CDS encoding methyltransferase domain-containing protein: MERLLADHAPLAPVPLCPEVLAHQARALIDIWEAAERLAGQPLAAPFWAYAWPGGCALARVLLDDPGLVRGQRVLDFGAGGGVTALAAARAGAASVTANDIDPWALLVVDIAARAQSLAVSTLEDDICETPALVDDYDVVLCSDLAYERREAPRQRAVLQRAVANQALVLVADAGRTYFEDTGMERMASYDIEVPQDLEGVTRREARVYRFGRGTVGRGTRSAD, from the coding sequence ATGGAACGGCTTCTCGCCGACCACGCGCCGCTCGCTCCCGTCCCGCTGTGCCCGGAAGTCCTCGCTCATCAGGCCCGTGCACTCATCGACATCTGGGAGGCGGCCGAGCGTCTGGCCGGACAGCCGCTCGCGGCTCCGTTCTGGGCATACGCGTGGCCGGGCGGTTGCGCGCTCGCGCGCGTGCTGCTCGACGATCCCGGGCTCGTGCGCGGGCAGAGGGTCCTCGATTTCGGTGCGGGCGGCGGAGTGACGGCACTGGCGGCCGCACGGGCAGGCGCGGCGTCCGTGACGGCGAACGACATCGACCCGTGGGCACTGCTTGTCGTGGACATCGCCGCGCGGGCGCAGAGTCTGGCCGTCTCCACACTCGAGGACGACATCTGCGAGACGCCGGCGCTGGTGGACGACTACGATGTCGTGCTGTGCAGCGACCTGGCCTACGAGCGACGGGAAGCGCCGCGGCAGCGTGCAGTGCTGCAGCGCGCGGTCGCGAATCAGGCGCTCGTGCTCGTTGCCGATGCCGGCAGAACCTATTTCGAGGATACCGGCATGGAACGGATGGCATCGTACGATATCGAGGTGCCGCAGGACCTGGAAGGGGTCACGCGGAGAGAGGCGCGGGTCTACCGATTCGGCCGCGGCACAGTCGGACGCGGCACCCGTTCTGCAGATTGA
- a CDS encoding CAP domain-containing protein: MRSRLRAAVEAGVRRIALTVVLLCAACSVPAGPPLQSTAPVPAPASDAAIAAVTRDVIAEVNRTREANGLRALRADAALNRAARDYAEELAVRRTLSHTSTNQTRRTMAMRLDAAGGAWSRGAENLGNVSGAASDVATRTVAMWLRSQGHRRNLLEAAYTHTGVGVAIDERGVWYITQLYVLPR, from the coding sequence ATGCGCAGCCGGCTCCGTGCAGCGGTGGAAGCGGGTGTGCGCAGGATCGCGCTCACGGTCGTGCTGCTCTGCGCGGCGTGCTCGGTACCTGCCGGTCCGCCGCTGCAATCGACCGCGCCGGTCCCCGCTCCCGCGTCGGACGCTGCTATTGCAGCCGTGACGCGTGACGTGATCGCCGAAGTGAACCGCACTCGCGAAGCAAACGGGCTGCGCGCGCTGCGCGCCGACGCGGCACTGAATCGCGCCGCACGCGATTACGCCGAGGAGCTGGCGGTGCGGCGCACGCTGTCTCACACGTCGACCAACCAGACGCGACGTACCATGGCCATGCGGCTCGACGCTGCAGGCGGTGCGTGGAGCCGCGGGGCCGAGAATCTGGGCAACGTAAGCGGAGCTGCGTCCGACGTTGCGACCCGAACCGTAGCGATGTGGCTGCGCTCCCAGGGACACCGACGCAACCTGCTGGAGGCCGCCTATACACACACGGGCGTCGGCGTCGCGATCGATGAACGCGGCGTCTGGTACATCACCCAGTTGTACGTTCTGCCGCGCTGA